The following coding sequences lie in one Pelecanus crispus isolate bPelCri1 chromosome 9, bPelCri1.pri, whole genome shotgun sequence genomic window:
- the MOGAT1 gene encoding 2-acylglycerol O-acyltransferase 1, which yields MKVEFAPFNIPLKRRIQTVAVLQWIFSFLLLAEFCCGFFVILILGKFWFLAVLYLVWLYLDWETPCTGGRRSQWVRSWTLWKYFREYFPIHLIKTSDLNPNHNYLLGFHPHGVLVAGAFGNFCTGASFKNLFPGLTPYLHIMPIWFGCPFFREYIMSAGMVSASKKSVSYVLNNEEGGHASVIVIGGAEESLNAHPGSLTLNILKRKGFIKMALKHGAHLVPVFSFGENELFKQVANPKGSWLRNVQEKLQKIMGFALPLFHARGVFQYSFGLIPYRQPIHTVVGSPIPVKKSLNPTTEEIEQLHELYLQNLRKLFEEHKRNYGIPEHKSLIFE from the exons CAGAGTTTTGCTGTGGATTCTTTGTGATCCTGATCCTGGGCAAGTTCTGGTTCCTTGCTGTCCTCTACCTGGTGTGGCTGTATCTCGACTGGGAAACACCATGCACAGGGGGCAGACGGTCCCAGTGGGTCAGAAGCTGGACTCTTTGGAAGTACTTCAGGGAATACTTTCCCATTCAT CTTATAAAAACTTCAGATCTGAATCCAAATCACAACTACTTACTTGGCTTTCACCCTCATGGCGTCCTGGTAGCTGGAGCCTTTGGAAACTTTTGCACTGGTGCAAGTttcaaaaatttatttcctgGGCTTACTCCATATCTTCATATCATGCCCATCTGGTTTGGCTGTCCCTTCTTCAGAGAATACATAATGAGTGCTG GAATGGTTTCTGCATCCAAGAAGAGCGTCTCATACGTGCTTAATAATGAAGAAGGTGGTCACGCATCTGTCATTGTGATCGGAGGAGCAGAGGAATCTCTGAATGCACATCCTGGAAGTTTAACTTTGAACATCCTCAAGAGGAAGGGCTTTATTAAAATGGCCTTGAAACACGG GGCTCATCTGGtccctgtgttttcctttggtgAAAATGAACTATTCAAGCAAGTTGCAAACCCCAAAGGTTCATGGCTCAGAAATGTACAGGAGAAGTTGCAAAAGATAATGGGATTTGCTTTACCGCTATTTCATGCTAGAGGAGTATTTCAATACAGTTTTGGCTTAATACCTTACAGGCAACCTATTCATACTGTTG TgggaagccccatccctgtaAAAAAGAGCTTGAACCCCACCACTGAAGAGATTGAACAGCTACATGAATTGTATCTACAGAAcctaagaaaattatttgaagaacacaaaagaaattatGGGATCCCTGAGCATAAATCTCTCATCTTTGAGTAG